In one window of Methanosarcina vacuolata Z-761 DNA:
- the cfbB gene encoding Ni-sirohydrochlorin a,c-diamide synthase — MLNGKQSTAGNIPRILISADRSSSGKTTISMGLMAALVSRGYKVQPFKVALDYIDPSYHTEITGRFCRNLDGYLMDENGILDVYTHACDAGEKADIAIIEGVRGLYEGFDSLSDLGSTAQIAKILNCPVIFVINARSITRSSAALINGYRNFDPDVEIAGVILNNIGSRRHAEKAKEAIEHYTGVPVIGIVPRDPAMQISMRHLGLMPALEGRRRLGDGGFEARLHGIEEIINKGIDVDRFMEIAKSAKPLKTPDNSVFTSVSDPGATRPKIGVALDEAFNFYYRDNIDLLNLAGAEIVYFSPVKDHSLPEVDGLYIGGGYPELFAAELEANESMRQDIKKASAAGMPIYAECGGLMYLTEKISTGVPGKGTYHDASMPESTYSMVGALPGHTIMGQTRVVSYNIGTLNQDCLLGKKGNSFKGHEFHHSEIWEIPEDAEFAITLSRGTGIKNDMDGLISGNTLGSYAHLHGVAYRELASSLVEAARNFRESRVLP; from the coding sequence ATGCTTAATGGCAAGCAATCCACAGCAGGGAATATTCCCAGGATTCTCATTTCCGCAGACCGTTCTTCTTCAGGCAAGACTACAATCTCCATGGGCCTGATGGCTGCTCTCGTTTCAAGGGGATACAAAGTCCAGCCTTTTAAGGTCGCTCTGGACTATATCGACCCGAGTTATCATACTGAAATAACTGGCAGGTTCTGCCGAAACCTTGACGGCTACCTTATGGATGAGAATGGGATTCTGGATGTCTATACCCATGCCTGTGATGCCGGTGAGAAAGCTGATATTGCAATTATTGAAGGGGTTCGCGGTCTTTACGAAGGTTTTGACAGCTTAAGCGACCTTGGAAGCACTGCTCAGATCGCAAAGATCCTTAACTGTCCTGTGATCTTCGTAATCAATGCCCGGAGCATTACCCGTTCGAGTGCTGCTCTTATCAACGGATACAGGAACTTCGACCCTGATGTGGAAATTGCAGGAGTTATCCTTAATAACATAGGAAGCCGCCGCCATGCCGAAAAAGCAAAAGAGGCAATCGAACACTATACAGGCGTTCCGGTTATAGGAATTGTTCCAAGAGACCCCGCAATGCAGATTTCCATGCGCCATTTAGGGCTTATGCCAGCTCTCGAAGGCCGAAGACGGCTTGGGGACGGAGGCTTTGAAGCCCGCCTTCACGGCATTGAAGAAATTATCAATAAAGGAATTGACGTAGACCGCTTTATGGAAATCGCAAAAAGCGCAAAACCCCTGAAAACCCCTGATAATAGTGTTTTTACTTCTGTCTCCGATCCCGGAGCAACCAGGCCAAAGATAGGGGTCGCCCTTGATGAGGCTTTTAACTTCTACTATCGCGATAACATAGATCTCCTGAATCTTGCAGGCGCAGAAATCGTTTACTTTAGCCCTGTTAAAGACCACTCACTTCCCGAGGTTGACGGGCTCTATATAGGGGGAGGTTATCCCGAACTCTTTGCAGCCGAACTTGAAGCTAACGAGTCCATGCGCCAGGATATTAAAAAGGCGTCTGCTGCAGGTATGCCTATTTATGCTGAGTGCGGAGGGCTTATGTACCTCACGGAAAAAATAAGCACAGGCGTCCCCGGAAAAGGCACCTATCACGATGCATCAATGCCGGAATCTACATACTCAATGGTTGGGGCCCTGCCAGGGCATACTATAATGGGACAGACAAGAGTGGTCAGCTACAATATAGGAACCCTTAATCAGGACTGCCTTCTAGGGAAAAAAGGCAACAGCTTCAAGGGACACGAATTCCACCATTCTGAAATATGGGAAATTCCTGAAGATGCTGAATTTGCAATAACTCTGTCAAGAGGCACAGGCATAAAGAACGACATGGACGGGCTTATTTCTGGAAATACCCTGGGCTCGTATGCCCACCTGCACGGAGTTGCTTACAGGGAGCTTGCAAGCTCACTTGTAGAAGCTGCAAGAAATTTCAGAGAGTCGAGGGTTCTTCCGTGA
- the cfbC gene encoding Ni-sirohydrochlorin a,c-diamide reductive cyclase ATP-dependent reductase subunit has protein sequence MKNQKIIAIYGKGGIGKSSTASNIAAACAEAGKKVMIIGCDPKSDSSITLLRGRRIPTILDLLREGVDIKKEDVVFEGYAGVKCVEAGGPEPGIGCAGRGIIVAIQKLKSVSGNLLKEQDLIIYDVPGDIVCGGFVAPVRKGFVNEIYVLTSGEYMPLYAANNICKGLSKIGMPLSGVICNSRNVSREKEIVSKFSEEIGSQLMAFIPKRQVVQDCEREGYSVMEKAPESDIAQIYRELGKAILENENRVTVDSLSDERLRELTK, from the coding sequence TTGAAAAACCAGAAGATCATAGCGATCTACGGAAAAGGCGGCATAGGAAAATCAAGTACGGCCTCAAACATTGCCGCTGCCTGCGCCGAGGCAGGAAAGAAGGTTATGATTATAGGCTGCGATCCTAAAAGTGACTCATCAATCACCCTTCTAAGAGGCAGGAGAATTCCAACGATTCTCGACCTCCTGCGCGAGGGTGTGGACATAAAGAAAGAAGATGTGGTCTTTGAAGGGTATGCAGGCGTCAAATGCGTAGAAGCAGGCGGCCCGGAACCAGGCATAGGGTGTGCAGGTAGAGGAATCATTGTTGCCATCCAGAAATTGAAAAGCGTCTCAGGAAATCTCTTAAAAGAGCAGGATTTGATCATTTACGATGTACCAGGAGACATTGTCTGCGGAGGGTTTGTTGCCCCTGTCAGGAAAGGGTTCGTAAATGAGATTTATGTACTGACCTCAGGAGAGTACATGCCCCTTTATGCAGCAAATAATATCTGCAAAGGCTTATCGAAGATAGGAATGCCGCTTAGCGGGGTAATCTGTAATTCAAGAAACGTGAGCAGGGAAAAGGAAATCGTTTCAAAGTTTTCTGAGGAGATCGGCAGCCAGCTTATGGCTTTTATCCCTAAGAGGCAGGTAGTCCAGGACTGTGAAAGGGAAGGTTACTCTGTAATGGAAAAGGCACCTGAATCCGATATTGCTCAGATCTATCGCGAGCTTGGGAAAGCAATCCTTGAAAACGAAAACAGAGTTACAGTCGATTCCCTGAGTGACGAGCGGTTGAGGGAATTGACAAAATGA
- the cfbD gene encoding Ni-sirohydrochlorin a,c-diamide reductive cyclase catalytic subunit has product MAEKEISIIHPRPSSIVAALYTLRDLNVDVAILHGPPGCSFKHARLLEEDGIHVVTTGLDENNFVFGGHDKLVQLINKSVELFNPKLIGIVGTCPSMIIGEEMHDAVLEANPDVPVIEVEVHAGYHNNTKGVLFALESALDVGIIDHKEFERQKYLLEKATEVEKRFGAASREYLAPSRGDVKYKAAQRVIQLLKEGKKGLVIMNAKKETGYMFADITLAVNEVAATLGKKENLINMANIDPELGLPRVRQHAEYIMRDFTAHGIEVHEIIGGMDEYPVAGEKVSELIKEKYSDFDFAIITGVPHAIPMEHIKDMELISITNGPRQVLPLKEMGHEYVLVEIDLHPKTLGVSEIVESEFGATLREVAKEA; this is encoded by the coding sequence ATGGCTGAAAAAGAGATTTCAATCATTCATCCCCGCCCAAGTTCCATAGTTGCGGCTCTTTACACTCTGAGAGACTTAAATGTTGATGTTGCTATCCTGCATGGGCCTCCCGGATGTTCCTTTAAACACGCAAGGCTGCTCGAAGAAGACGGTATACATGTGGTTACCACAGGCCTTGACGAGAACAATTTCGTTTTCGGAGGGCATGACAAACTTGTCCAGCTTATCAACAAGTCAGTGGAACTTTTCAATCCGAAACTTATAGGTATTGTAGGAACCTGCCCCAGCATGATTATAGGAGAAGAAATGCATGACGCCGTGCTAGAGGCAAATCCTGATGTCCCTGTAATCGAAGTTGAGGTGCATGCAGGTTATCACAATAACACAAAAGGAGTACTCTTTGCCCTGGAATCCGCACTCGATGTAGGGATTATTGATCACAAAGAGTTCGAGCGTCAGAAATATCTCCTTGAAAAAGCGACCGAAGTGGAAAAACGGTTTGGGGCTGCGAGCAGGGAATACCTTGCTCCCTCCCGCGGGGATGTTAAATACAAAGCCGCGCAGCGTGTAATTCAACTCCTCAAGGAAGGAAAGAAGGGCCTTGTCATCATGAATGCCAAAAAAGAAACCGGCTACATGTTTGCAGACATTACCCTTGCAGTCAATGAGGTTGCAGCAACTCTCGGGAAAAAAGAAAACCTTATCAATATGGCAAATATCGATCCAGAGCTCGGGCTTCCCAGAGTAAGGCAGCATGCCGAGTACATAATGAGAGACTTCACAGCACATGGAATTGAGGTGCATGAGATCATTGGCGGCATGGACGAGTACCCGGTTGCAGGCGAAAAGGTCAGCGAATTAATAAAGGAAAAATATAGTGACTTTGATTTTGCGATCATTACAGGTGTCCCGCACGCAATCCCTATGGAACACATAAAGGACATGGAGCTTATTTCAATTACTAACGGCCCTAGACAGGTCCTGCCCTTAAAAGAGATGGGGCATGAGTATGTGCTGGTTGAAATTGACCTCCACCCGAAAACGCTGGGAGTCAGTGAAATTGTGGAGTCAGAGTTTGGGGCTACCTTAAGGGAAGTTGCAAAGGAAGCCTGA
- the cfbE gene encoding coenzyme F430 synthase, producing the protein MDLYRKKFAVLDLTHGGIPIVKSLAAAGNEVSGIDVYGTVKPETLLELEEKYGIHCSKNPLPASGFDIIVAPVHLDPAYPMLVEARAQKKDILSHHEIVGEILKNDSRLSGIKTVEVTGVKAKTSASSLLADMLSRHFEVVLHTSRGLEYWKAGISSLIYRGLSITPGSILVAVEKVFEAGLRPDFFIFEISIGGTGTADLGILTTLSPDYGIANNTALASEAKLQLVKLAKAGSILLINVGAKKALKAAKTDKVKVLTFKDPFSGQLSGISDQTADFVLETGSGTSALSVPPELVMPSDLPGPDDLSSSSRPTGLSSSSIGLLDSSRSTGLSSSSMPAGSTELQASPTFSSYGIRFMHRGKEILSASLRPGYNISAYRTAFVAASAAALELGIEPEAIISVIEGFRGLSGRMQEKEMNGISLIDNSNSGMDILSAEKALDYALLKRKDEKKKGIILVLGEEASQVCEGLPPELVQGFVEKFGTKCKQIILVGERMKTVNGKNISYARSLPEGLSKASEFAGGDDIILSSVKCFR; encoded by the coding sequence ATGGACCTGTACCGAAAGAAGTTCGCCGTGCTCGACCTGACCCACGGCGGCATTCCTATCGTAAAAAGCCTTGCAGCCGCTGGAAATGAAGTAAGCGGAATAGACGTATACGGGACAGTCAAGCCTGAAACGCTGCTTGAACTTGAGGAGAAGTACGGGATACACTGCTCAAAAAATCCTCTTCCTGCCTCAGGATTCGACATCATTGTAGCGCCTGTGCATCTTGATCCTGCCTATCCGATGCTTGTAGAAGCCAGGGCGCAGAAAAAAGACATCCTTTCGCACCACGAAATTGTCGGAGAAATACTTAAAAACGATTCAAGGCTTTCAGGCATAAAAACGGTTGAGGTTACCGGCGTAAAAGCAAAAACAAGTGCCTCCTCCCTCCTGGCCGATATGCTCTCCAGGCATTTTGAAGTAGTGCTGCACACTTCACGGGGGCTCGAATACTGGAAAGCAGGTATTTCTTCTCTTATTTACAGGGGTCTGAGCATAACTCCAGGAAGCATTCTGGTTGCAGTTGAGAAAGTTTTTGAAGCCGGACTCAGGCCGGATTTTTTTATCTTTGAAATCTCAATAGGAGGCACAGGCACTGCTGACCTGGGGATTCTTACAACCCTTTCTCCGGACTACGGAATTGCAAACAATACAGCCCTTGCAAGCGAGGCAAAACTCCAGCTTGTAAAGCTCGCAAAAGCCGGGAGTATCCTTCTAATCAATGTCGGGGCCAAAAAAGCCCTTAAAGCTGCAAAAACAGACAAAGTAAAAGTATTAACCTTCAAAGACCCTTTCAGTGGCCAGCTTTCCGGAATTTCAGACCAAACAGCCGATTTTGTGCTAGAAACCGGGTCCGGGACTTCAGCCCTATCAGTACCCCCAGAGTTAGTAATGCCTTCAGACTTACCAGGACCAGACGATCTATCAAGCTCATCAAGGCCAACCGGGCTATCAAGTTCATCAATCGGCCTATTAGATTCATCAAGGTCAACTGGTCTATCAAGTTCATCAATGCCAGCAGGCTCAACCGAGCTACAGGCTTCGCCTACATTTTCAAGCTATGGCATTCGATTCATGCACAGGGGAAAGGAAATTTTGTCAGCTTCCCTGCGTCCAGGATATAATATTTCAGCTTACAGAACTGCCTTTGTCGCAGCGTCGGCAGCAGCCCTCGAACTTGGAATTGAACCTGAAGCTATTATTTCGGTAATTGAAGGATTCAGAGGGCTTTCAGGCAGGATGCAGGAAAAAGAAATGAATGGTATTTCCCTAATAGACAATTCCAATTCAGGCATGGATATTCTCTCAGCCGAAAAAGCCCTTGATTATGCCCTCCTTAAGAGAAAGGACGAAAAAAAGAAAGGCATCATCCTTGTGTTGGGAGAAGAAGCCTCTCAGGTCTGTGAAGGGCTGCCTCCTGAACTCGTGCAGGGCTTTGTAGAAAAGTTCGGTACAAAGTGTAAGCAGATTATCCTGGTAGGAGAACGGATGAAGACAGTAAATGGGAAAAATATTTCTTATGCAAGGAGTCTTCCGGAAGGTCTTTCAAAAGCCTCGGAATTTGCAGGAGGCGATGATATAATACTCTCTTCAGTGAAATGCTTCCGTTAA
- the cfbA gene encoding sirohydrochlorin nickelochelatase codes for MTEKLGILAIGHGSKLPYNKEVVTKIADYIARKHSDVVVRAGFMENSEPTLEEAIEGFSGTGVTKIAAVPVFLASGVHITKDIPEILSLDKNGCGILEIDGKTIPLCYANPLGADELIADLVFKRVQEAL; via the coding sequence ATGACAGAAAAACTCGGAATTCTGGCCATAGGCCACGGGAGCAAGCTGCCTTACAATAAAGAAGTAGTCACTAAGATCGCAGACTATATTGCACGTAAACACTCTGATGTTGTTGTAAGAGCCGGCTTTATGGAAAACAGTGAGCCAACCCTTGAAGAGGCAATTGAAGGCTTTTCAGGTACCGGCGTGACAAAAATTGCAGCAGTACCGGTTTTCCTGGCATCTGGAGTTCATATCACAAAGGACATCCCGGAGATACTGAGCCTGGACAAAAATGGCTGCGGTATCCTGGAAATTGACGGAAAAACCATTCCTTTATGCTATGCAAACCCTCTAGGGGCCGATGAGCTTATCGCAGACCTTGTGTTCAAAAGGGTTCAGGAAGCCCTTTAA
- a CDS encoding heavy metal translocating P-type ATPase, which translates to MTDNTYSHTGSFWSSIRNLATRYQEFLLDPGTLFTVASGVLLIIAIAVYPQNMLGKTGEGNWLYLLSALVGSSFIWWSAYQGIKERDFTADIPVTIATIAAIAFGQYSAAAVVAVLLLLGGMLEELVSARAGKALESLAKLLPDRVTVRRDGHDIVVSLEEIKVGDTILVKSGERIAVDGTVLSGTASVNQAAITGESLPVDKQEGDNVFAGTLNEAGAMEILAAKVGNETTLGQIHRLIDEAQTQKPKVERLLNQYAKVYTPTAIILGVLLWWWSGDITRAITMLIVFCPCVMVLATPTALVASVGNAALKGNLIKKGATIESMARIDTVIFDKTGTLTHGKPKLASIIALNKNKAEDLLLLAAIAEKFSEHPLGKAVVKAAEEKGLLIPDPESFESLSGTGIKVKAKGKNIFVGRLKQASEFYILISHEAEESIEKQSQLGRNVVMIGIDNEIAGLLTFEDRIRPESKKSIENLHRLEIKTIMITGDSKVVAEQAAKTLGINEIYAEVMPQEKVEIVKRLQLEGHKIIFVGDGVNDGPALVTADVGIAMGLTGTDVAIETAEVGLLSDDLLKIPYLISVSKKAISTIWQNVVFSLSVLSMAVILTIPGILTPVTGALLHELSSIPVIMNSARLITYSPKD; encoded by the coding sequence ATGACGGACAACACTTACAGTCATACTGGAAGCTTTTGGAGCAGCATCCGTAACCTGGCAACTCGTTATCAGGAGTTTTTACTTGACCCCGGAACATTATTTACTGTGGCAAGCGGGGTTTTGCTTATAATAGCAATAGCTGTTTATCCGCAAAATATGCTTGGTAAGACAGGCGAAGGCAACTGGTTATATTTATTATCTGCATTGGTCGGATCATCATTCATATGGTGGTCTGCCTACCAGGGGATTAAAGAAAGGGATTTTACTGCTGATATCCCGGTTACTATCGCAACAATTGCTGCTATTGCTTTCGGGCAGTATTCAGCCGCTGCAGTCGTAGCCGTACTTTTGCTTCTGGGGGGTATGCTGGAGGAGCTTGTCTCTGCAAGAGCAGGAAAGGCACTAGAATCTCTGGCAAAACTATTGCCTGATAGAGTCACAGTCAGGCGTGATGGACACGATATTGTAGTGTCTCTTGAGGAAATTAAGGTAGGTGACACGATCCTGGTCAAGTCTGGAGAACGTATTGCTGTTGACGGAACTGTTCTTTCAGGCACTGCTTCAGTAAATCAGGCTGCTATTACCGGAGAGAGTCTGCCAGTTGATAAACAGGAAGGAGATAACGTTTTCGCAGGCACTCTTAATGAAGCAGGTGCAATGGAAATATTAGCCGCAAAAGTTGGAAATGAGACGACCCTCGGACAAATACATCGTTTGATCGATGAAGCGCAGACTCAGAAGCCAAAAGTAGAGCGACTTTTGAACCAGTACGCGAAGGTTTACACGCCTACTGCAATTATCTTAGGCGTTTTGCTCTGGTGGTGGAGTGGGGATATAACACGAGCAATAACTATGCTAATTGTATTTTGTCCATGCGTGATGGTACTCGCTACGCCTACAGCACTGGTGGCTTCAGTTGGTAATGCGGCGTTAAAAGGCAATCTCATTAAAAAAGGAGCTACGATAGAATCTATGGCCAGGATAGATACCGTTATTTTTGATAAGACAGGGACACTTACTCACGGTAAACCAAAACTTGCCAGCATCATAGCATTGAACAAAAATAAAGCTGAAGACTTATTGTTATTGGCTGCAATCGCAGAGAAGTTCAGTGAGCATCCGCTTGGAAAAGCTGTTGTCAAAGCTGCGGAAGAGAAGGGGTTATTAATCCCGGACCCAGAATCATTTGAATCCTTATCAGGAACAGGCATAAAGGTTAAAGCCAAAGGGAAAAACATCTTTGTAGGCCGTCTGAAACAAGCATCCGAATTTTATATATTAATCTCTCATGAAGCTGAAGAAAGCATTGAAAAACAATCTCAATTGGGACGTAATGTAGTCATGATAGGCATTGATAACGAGATCGCAGGATTGCTAACATTTGAGGATAGAATCAGGCCGGAGTCAAAAAAGTCTATAGAGAACCTTCATAGACTCGAAATAAAGACAATAATGATCACAGGTGACAGCAAAGTAGTTGCAGAACAGGCAGCTAAAACCCTTGGTATAAATGAAATATATGCCGAAGTAATGCCCCAGGAAAAAGTCGAAATTGTGAAACGTCTACAGCTTGAAGGTCATAAAATCATCTTCGTAGGCGACGGTGTTAATGATGGTCCGGCACTTGTCACGGCTGATGTAGGAATAGCTATGGGACTTACAGGAACAGATGTGGCAATAGAGACAGCAGAAGTTGGACTATTATCCGATGACCTTTTAAAAATTCCGTACCTTATAAGCGTATCCAAGAAGGCAATAAGCACTATTTGGCAAAATGTTGTATTCTCGCTTAGCGTTCTCTCAATGGCAGTTATATTGACTATACCGGGCATACTTACACCCGTAACAGGAGCATTACTACACGAACTCTCGTCAATTCCGGTAATAATGAACTCAGCAAGATTAATTACGTACAGTCCCAAAGACTGA
- a CDS encoding P-II family nitrogen regulator, translating to MKKIEAIIRPTKLEEVKASLENAGFNSLTIVDVKGRGQQKGIIQQWRGQEYRVDALPKIKIELVVNDEDEDKATDVIVSSTRTGNIGDGKIFVLPVEKVIRIRTGERDGKAI from the coding sequence ATGAAGAAAATAGAAGCGATCATCAGGCCCACAAAACTTGAAGAAGTAAAAGCCTCGCTTGAAAATGCCGGTTTCAATAGCCTCACAATTGTTGACGTAAAAGGCCGCGGCCAACAAAAAGGTATTATCCAGCAATGGAGAGGCCAGGAATATCGGGTTGATGCCCTACCGAAGATAAAGATCGAGCTGGTAGTAAACGATGAAGACGAGGATAAAGCTACCGATGTTATTGTTAGTTCAACCAGAACCGGCAACATTGGAGATGGTAAAATCTTTGTCTTACCCGTAGAAAAGGTAATCAGGATAAGAACAGGTGAAAGAGATGGAAAGGCCATTTAA
- a CDS encoding ammonium transporter, with protein sequence MRNKINGLFVSFLVLFILVVAFPAIVLADQQADPTGADTDYSSYVASSTGGAPSLADVTSAVGHNSVAINMMWTLLAGFLVMFMQAGFAMVETGFVRVKNVAHTMAMNFLVYPLGMLGFFVTGFAIMFGGIGPLATLGGYTGLSHEFSITLLGHQFGLFGMTGFGLIGTYDVGVFVLFLFQMVFMDTTATIPTGALAERWKFLSFCIMGFAIGAFIYPLFGNWVWGGGWLSQLGVNFGLGHGHVDFAGSSVVHMTGGVIGLVGAWLIGPRIGKYNKDGSVNAIPGHSIPMAIIGTFILAFGWFGFNAGSTMAGEDLRLAVVATNTMLASATGAVAATAWMWAVRTKKPDPGMACNGMLAGLVAITAPCAFVNQISAAVIGLVSGILVVESVFFVERKLKIDDPVGAVSVHMVNGAWGCLALGLFADGSYGAGLNGVPTAVTGLLYGQPLQFVAELIGVATNFIVVGGLAFVIYKLINLITPMRVSTEVEIGGLDVPEVGCPGYVGDIPETGMNKSPEPSQIRGQIALATETKKGKAI encoded by the coding sequence ATGCGAAACAAAATAAACGGGTTATTTGTTAGTTTTTTAGTACTATTTATTTTGGTCGTTGCTTTTCCGGCTATAGTGCTGGCGGACCAGCAGGCAGACCCTACAGGAGCTGATACGGATTATTCCAGCTATGTAGCGTCGAGCACCGGAGGTGCACCTTCTTTAGCAGACGTTACCAGTGCTGTAGGACATAACAGCGTAGCCATAAATATGATGTGGACATTGCTCGCGGGTTTCCTGGTTATGTTCATGCAAGCAGGGTTCGCTATGGTCGAGACTGGATTTGTCCGCGTGAAGAATGTAGCGCATACAATGGCCATGAACTTCCTTGTGTATCCACTGGGTATGCTAGGGTTCTTTGTCACGGGCTTTGCCATCATGTTCGGAGGTATCGGCCCACTTGCCACTCTGGGAGGCTATACAGGACTTAGCCATGAGTTCTCTATCACTCTTTTAGGGCATCAATTCGGGCTCTTTGGAATGACTGGATTTGGACTGATAGGCACTTACGATGTGGGTGTATTCGTATTATTCTTATTCCAAATGGTCTTCATGGATACGACCGCAACTATTCCTACCGGAGCGCTTGCAGAACGCTGGAAGTTCCTGTCATTCTGTATAATGGGATTTGCTATTGGTGCCTTCATATACCCACTCTTCGGAAACTGGGTGTGGGGCGGAGGTTGGCTGTCCCAGCTTGGAGTTAACTTTGGCCTGGGTCATGGCCACGTGGACTTTGCAGGCTCATCTGTAGTGCACATGACCGGAGGAGTAATCGGCCTCGTAGGCGCATGGTTAATCGGACCGCGCATAGGTAAGTATAACAAAGATGGCTCGGTTAATGCAATACCCGGTCACAGTATCCCTATGGCCATAATCGGCACTTTCATCCTGGCTTTCGGCTGGTTCGGATTCAATGCGGGCTCAACCATGGCAGGTGAAGACCTGAGACTAGCTGTTGTAGCCACAAACACTATGCTGGCTTCAGCTACCGGTGCTGTCGCAGCTACGGCATGGATGTGGGCCGTGCGCACGAAAAAGCCAGATCCTGGAATGGCATGTAACGGTATGCTGGCAGGACTTGTCGCTATCACTGCCCCCTGTGCATTCGTCAATCAGATAAGTGCTGCGGTCATTGGCCTTGTTTCAGGCATTCTTGTAGTCGAATCAGTCTTCTTCGTTGAAAGAAAGTTAAAAATAGATGATCCGGTTGGTGCTGTCTCTGTACACATGGTCAACGGCGCATGGGGCTGTCTAGCTCTAGGTCTGTTCGCAGACGGCAGCTATGGCGCTGGATTGAATGGAGTGCCTACCGCAGTTACCGGTTTGTTATATGGCCAGCCTCTGCAATTTGTGGCAGAACTTATAGGCGTGGCTACCAACTTCATCGTAGTTGGTGGACTGGCTTTTGTCATCTACAAGTTGATCAATCTGATCACGCCGATGCGTGTGAGTACCGAAGTTGAGATAGGAGGGCTTGACGTGCCCGAGGTAGGCTGCCCTGGCTATGTTGGGGACATCCCTGAGACTGGAATGAATAAAAGCCCTGAACCGAGTCAAATTCGTGGCCAAATAGCGTTAGCTACCGAGACTAAAAAGGGGAAGGCTATATGA